The following coding sequences lie in one Monomorium pharaonis isolate MP-MQ-018 chromosome 1, ASM1337386v2, whole genome shotgun sequence genomic window:
- the LOC105827778 gene encoding gamma-tubulin complex component 4 isoform X2, translating into MLHEILLSLWGCSTSVSQIIETDSVDLDKYLHPGERALLNKILDIVKECNVVRNFIHTVSSEDTKECTGPGLYIRALCDGMDQALDSFREEIVELETTVLNDKYTPLSLILCNVEKYTCLFSLLHSIIREIRTQKLYGCKLLQCLHQRMHTGIPEINSTLELMAHSVHIVFYKHLTSWLLYGHLEDVHKEFFIQKTSDCKKALMSEDGKNDIDARKSISGKRIDVDMWDYTVQMDMLPSYIRPSLANKILTIGQTVIMFGNDPRQKKDFSMISKTENSVWGDKEYEYFRKLQNLQAKSVFNIVEFDRTINELKQCVTELLWHVAVEEAQLIQQLRLVKEFFLMGRGDLFLEFIKLTAHILNKAPTSHTSRDINLAFQMALRKMHLNDESAIDSFNFVVPALSSENEDIDVDVTDLPDNERQDPNEKRGWGMITLKYKVVWPLHLLFSPAALNDYNTLFRFLLRVKKTQIDLWNLWSEHMHHKNIDIGVIQLRNNLIFIVDNLQYYLQVDVVESQYTVMEASMKNTRNFEDIQKAHSVFLANVLSQTFLLDSGTGKKNPVNKLIHLLLRLCDDFILQASMWEVGNLLLTEKEELKTLCETLDSVMDWLTKTLNRVRAQPSGEHLARLLLRLDFNRWFSKKV; encoded by the exons atgttgcaCGAAATTTTACTGTCACTTTGGGGATGTTCAACCAGTGTATCACAGATAATAGAGACAGAT tctgTAGATCTTGATAAATACTTACATCCCGGAGAACGGGCGCTactcaataaaatattggataTTGTGAAGGAGTGCAATGTTGTACGTAACTTTATACATACAGTAAGCAGCGAGGATACAAAAG AATGTACAGGTCCTGGTCTATATATACGCGCTCTTTGTGATGGAATGGATCAAGCACTGGATTCTTTTCGTGAAGAAATAGTTGAATTAGAAACTACAGTCTTAAATGACAAATATACTCCACTGTCATTAATTCTCTgcaatgttgaaaaatatacttgtttgTTTTCGTTATTGCATTCTATCATTCGTGAG attCGTACGCAAAAACTTTATGGTTGTAAATTGTTACAATGTTTACATCAGCGTATGCATACTGGCATACCCGAGATCAACTCCACTTTAGAACT AATGGCTCATTCTGTTCACATTGTTTTCTACAAGCATCTAACGAGTTGGCTCTTGTATGGGCATTTAGAAGATGTTCACAAGgaatttttcatacaaaaaacgTCGGATTGTAAAAAAGCTTTGATGAGCGAAGACGGAAAAAACGACATTGATGCACGCAAATCAATAAGTGGCAAAAGGATTGATGTCGATATGTGGGACTATACTGTCCAAATGGACATGTTACCATCTTATATTAGACCATCACTGGCTAATAAAATCTTGACCATTGGTCAGACTGTCATTATGTTTGGAAATGATCCTAGAcagaaaaaag ATTTCAGCATGATATCCAAGACGGAAAATTCCGTATGGGGCGACAAGGAATATGAATACTTCAGGAAACTTCAGAATCTCCAGgcaaaatctgtttttaacaTCGTTGAGTTTGATCGCACTATCAATGAATTGAAACAGTGTGTGACTGAACTTTTATGGCACGTTGCTGTGGAAGAGGCGCAGTTGATACAACAGCTTAGGCTcgtgaaagaattttttttgatgGGACGTGGCGAtcttttcttagaatttatcaAGCTCACGGCGCACATTTTGAATAAGGCACCCACAAGTCATACTTCTAGAGACATTAATCTCGCGTTTCAAATGGCGCTGAGAAAGATGCACTTAAATGACGAAAGCGCTATCGACAGTTTTAATTTCGTGGTACCCGCGCTATCTTCTGAAAATGAAGACATCGACGTGGATGTCACTGATCTTCCCGATAATGAAAGACAAGATCCTAATG aaaaacgcGGGTGGGGCATGATCACGTTGAAATACAAAGTTGTTTGGCCATTGCATTTATTGTTTAGTCCAGCCGCATTAAATGATTATAACACTTTGTTTCGCTTTCTGTTGAGAGTTAAAAAGACTCAGATAGACTTGTGGAATCTTTGGAGTGAGCACATGCATCACaaaaacat TGACATTGGTGTGATACAGTTGAGAAATAATTTGATCTTTATCGTCGACAATTTGCAGTATTATCTGCAAGTAGATGTAGTAGAAAGTCAATATACTGTTATGGAAGCGAGTATGAAAAACACACGAAATTTTGAAGATATACAAAAGGCGCATTCTGTGTTTTTGGCTAACGTTCTGTCGCAAACCTTTTTACTGGATAGTGGAACAGGAAAAAAGAATCCC gtaaataaattgatacatCTCTTGTTACGGCTGTGCGACGATTTCATTCTGCAAGCATCTATGTGGGAAGTTGGTAATTTGCTTTTAACGGAAAAAGAAGAGCTTAAAACATTATGCGAAACGCTCGACAGCGTAATGGACTGGTTGACAAAGACTTTAAATAGAGTGCGTGCACAACCTAGTGGGGAACACCTGGCTCGATTGCTACTGAGATTAGATTTTAACAGATGGTTcagtaaaaaagtttaa
- the LOC105827782 gene encoding uncharacterized protein LOC105827782 isoform X1 — MSILTRNLRKRTTIEASLLRYRMYTRRVRRMLYLGCVLQDRTRSATWSYITGFLVILMCFSQCVFLINFCRDHTDNLVLILKCFGMTCSFIAPVLMSACFLVKRKKLMELHETLNELFERELARDQETKTTVLAAVCAFDRPSYVLCFTLGSTALLVLYPSLISIVHQIIRREEPKRYRLPLPNKFPWPVPVDGGVSFYLHLLYQIFTLWWVVITVGSVDSLFGYYAFQISSILRAMSARLANPRIREVFTESLATCIQTHHRLLQCGHILSDIWGLIIIRMVVMNALLICALIFEASPFTHLTISKIFLFISYMALKLLQTFIYAWYGSLITSASEHFRDGIYFSEWPESSLDRNIRTNVILTMMQKPIIIKALKLSSVNVNMFTTVSVKITICHMDHQLVISCEFFDFYCAINFSEILLSCEDTSLNINLKIRKKYILLKF, encoded by the exons aTGAGCATTCTAACAAGGAACTTGCGGAAGCGAACAACGATCGAGGCATCGTTGCTTCGCTATCGCATGTATACTCGTCGCGTACGCAGGATGCTCTACCTTGGGTGCGTCTTGCAAGATAGAACACGTTCAGCAACTTGGTCATATATCACAGGTTTTTTGGTGATTCTCATGTGCTTCAGTCAATGTGTTTTCTTGATAAACTTCTGTCGAGATCATACCGACAATCTAGTGCTAATCTTAAAATGTTTCGGCATGACTTGCAGTTTCATCGCACCCGTCTTAATG TCGGCTTGCTTCTTGGTAAAACGTAAGAAACTGATGGAACTTCACGAAACGCTAAACGAACTTTTCGAACGGGAACTAGCTCGAGATCAGGAAACCAAGACGACCGTGCTCGCCGCCGTTTGCGCGTTTGACAGACCGTCTTATGTATTATGCTTCACCTTAGGATCAACGGCACTGCTGGTTCTCTACCCATCGCTGATCTCTATAGTTCACCAGATCATTCGTCGCGAAGAACCCAAGAGATACAGACTTCCGCTCCCAAATAAGTTCCCGTGGCCTGTGCCGGTCGACGGTGGTGTCTCTTTTTACCTGCATCTCCTGTATCAGATATTCACTCTTTGGTGGGTGGTCATCACCGTCGGCAGCGTCGACAGCCTCTTTGGCTATTATGCATTTCAGATCTCCTCGATACTACGAGCTATGTCTGCTAGACTAGCAAATCCACGTATTCGAGAGGTATTCACGGAGAGCTTGGCTACATGTATACAAACGCATCACCGATTACTGCAATGTGGCCACATACTGAGCGATATCTGGGGTCTAATAATCATACGGATGGTGGTCATGAACGCTTTACTTATATGCGCATTAATTTTCGAAGCGAGCCCG ttcACCCACTTGACAATCAGCAAGATCTTCTTGTTCATCTCTTACATGGCATTGAAATTGCTACAAACGTTCATCTACGCTTGGTATGGCAGTCTCATTACAAGTGCG AGTGAACACTTTCGTGATGGAATATATTTTAGTGAATGGCCCGAATCCAGCCTTGATCGTAATATCAGgacaaatgttattttgacGATGATGCAAAAAccgataattataaaagcattaaaattgtCTTCCGTGAATGTCAACATGTTCACTACCGTAAGtgtcaaaataacaatttgtCATATGGATCATCAGCTTGTCATCTCGTGcgaatttttcgatttttattgTGCGATCAATTTTAGCGAAATTTTACTTTCCTGCGAGGATACAAGtctcaatataaatttgaaaattagaaaaaaatacatacttttaaaattttaa
- the LOC105827768 gene encoding S-adenosylmethionine sensor upstream of mTORC1 isoform X1 → MHSTGKILGIIIVTQNTWEKEKNRFANQMATEEHKRLADIVKGTHALLRVECQQYGAEMAWKRHLARNDVLQEYAASMRKLAVKCWTNNNSNLRNGTYCRIEWIKTQCKEYFLYGGRKKYDRREQDINYKITLSSVKSSNDNRMCGSNSSCVENGLQNFHEQKITVLDVGSCYNPLNVDSAFDVTAIDLTPAVEGVYRCDFLNVTIERERTLSRDTREIRRLPANFFDTVVFSLLLEYLPCPEQRYVCCRNAYDVLKSGGILIIVSPDSKHVGANAKLMKSWRYALSGMGFMRIKYEKLRHIHCLVFRKCVCKDVAIRWSKLQHFSEANKIYMSDTKIFIPQDFQIFYSKEKQEKIEYEEIDLASSFSELPFNDEAPT, encoded by the exons ATGCACAGTACTGGCAAAATACTGGGCATTATCATTGTCACTCAGAATACGtgggaaaaagagaaaaataggtTCGCTAATCAAATGGCGACGGAGGAGCACAAACGCTTAGCTGACATCGTGAAGGGAACTCATGCCTTGTTACGCGTCGAGTGTCAACAATATGGCGCCGAGATGGCATGGAAGCGCCATTTGGCGCGAAATGACGTTCTACAG gaATATGCAGCATCTATGCGAAAATTGGCTGTTAAGTGCTGGACGAATAACAATTcaaatttaagaaatggaACATATTGTAGAATCGAATGGATAAAAACTCAGTGCAAGGAATACTTTCTCTATGGTGGTAGAAAGAAATACGATAGAAGAGAACAagatataaactataaaataactCTTTCATCGGTGAAGTCGAGCAATGACAATCGAATGTGCGGAAGCAACTCGAGTTGTGTGGAGAAtggattacaaaattttcatgaacaaaaaataacggTACTAGATGTAGGTAGTTGCTACAATCCTTTAAACGTTGACAGTGCGTTTGATGTCACCGCAATAGATTTAACTCCTGCGGTAGAAGGAGTATATCGGTGCGACTTTTTGAACGTCACGATCGAAAGGGAGAGAACTCTTTCACGAGACACGCGAGAGATTCGTCGACTGCCTGCTAATTTCTTTGACACTGTCGTGTTCTCTCTACTATTGGAATATCTACCGTGCCCGGAACAGAGATACGTCTGTTGTAGAAATGCATATGACGTATTAAAGAGCGGTGGGATTTTGATTATTGTGAGTCCAGATTCGAAACACGTTGGCGCGAACGCAAAATTAATGAAGTCCTGGAGATACGCGCTGAGCGGAATGGGATTCATGAGAATCAAATACGAGAAACTACGTCACATCCACTGCTTGGTGTTCAGGAAGTGCGTATGCAAAGACGTAGCAATACGTTGGTCCAAGCTACAGCATTTTTCCGAAGCtaacaaaatatacatgtcCGACACGAAGATTTTTATTCCACAGGATTTTCAGATCTTCTATTCTAAggaaaaacaagaaaagatTGAATACGAGGAAATTGATTTAGCGAGCTCTTTCTCCGAATTACCGTTCAACGATGAAGCACCAACatga
- the LOC105827778 gene encoding gamma-tubulin complex component 4 isoform X1 codes for MLHEILLSLWGCSTSVSQIIETDSVDLDKYLHPGERALLNKILDIVKECNVVRNFIHTVSSEDTKECTGPGLYIRALCDGMDQALDSFREEIVELETTVLNDKYTPLSLILCNVEKYTCLFSLLHSIIREIRTQKLYGCKLLQCLHQRMHTGIPEINSTLELMAHSVHIVFYKHLTSWLLYGHLEDVHKEFFIQKTSDCKKALMSEDGKNDIDARKSISGKRIDVDMWDYTVQMDMLPSYIRPSLANKILTIGQTVIMFGNDPRQKKDFSMISKTENSVWGDKEYEYFRKLQNLQAKSVFNIVEFDRTINELKQCVTELLWHVAVEEAQLIQQLRLVKEFFLMGRGDLFLEFIKLTAHILNKAPTSHTSRDINLAFQMALRKMHLNDESAIDSFNFVVPALSSENEDIDVDVTDLPDNERQDPNGAYLRCVIIAVFSEIFKDKMLNEFILEKRGWGMITLKYKVVWPLHLLFSPAALNDYNTLFRFLLRVKKTQIDLWNLWSEHMHHKNIDIGVIQLRNNLIFIVDNLQYYLQVDVVESQYTVMEASMKNTRNFEDIQKAHSVFLANVLSQTFLLDSGTGKKNPVNKLIHLLLRLCDDFILQASMWEVGNLLLTEKEELKTLCETLDSVMDWLTKTLNRVRAQPSGEHLARLLLRLDFNRWFSKKV; via the exons atgttgcaCGAAATTTTACTGTCACTTTGGGGATGTTCAACCAGTGTATCACAGATAATAGAGACAGAT tctgTAGATCTTGATAAATACTTACATCCCGGAGAACGGGCGCTactcaataaaatattggataTTGTGAAGGAGTGCAATGTTGTACGTAACTTTATACATACAGTAAGCAGCGAGGATACAAAAG AATGTACAGGTCCTGGTCTATATATACGCGCTCTTTGTGATGGAATGGATCAAGCACTGGATTCTTTTCGTGAAGAAATAGTTGAATTAGAAACTACAGTCTTAAATGACAAATATACTCCACTGTCATTAATTCTCTgcaatgttgaaaaatatacttgtttgTTTTCGTTATTGCATTCTATCATTCGTGAG attCGTACGCAAAAACTTTATGGTTGTAAATTGTTACAATGTTTACATCAGCGTATGCATACTGGCATACCCGAGATCAACTCCACTTTAGAACT AATGGCTCATTCTGTTCACATTGTTTTCTACAAGCATCTAACGAGTTGGCTCTTGTATGGGCATTTAGAAGATGTTCACAAGgaatttttcatacaaaaaacgTCGGATTGTAAAAAAGCTTTGATGAGCGAAGACGGAAAAAACGACATTGATGCACGCAAATCAATAAGTGGCAAAAGGATTGATGTCGATATGTGGGACTATACTGTCCAAATGGACATGTTACCATCTTATATTAGACCATCACTGGCTAATAAAATCTTGACCATTGGTCAGACTGTCATTATGTTTGGAAATGATCCTAGAcagaaaaaag ATTTCAGCATGATATCCAAGACGGAAAATTCCGTATGGGGCGACAAGGAATATGAATACTTCAGGAAACTTCAGAATCTCCAGgcaaaatctgtttttaacaTCGTTGAGTTTGATCGCACTATCAATGAATTGAAACAGTGTGTGACTGAACTTTTATGGCACGTTGCTGTGGAAGAGGCGCAGTTGATACAACAGCTTAGGCTcgtgaaagaattttttttgatgGGACGTGGCGAtcttttcttagaatttatcaAGCTCACGGCGCACATTTTGAATAAGGCACCCACAAGTCATACTTCTAGAGACATTAATCTCGCGTTTCAAATGGCGCTGAGAAAGATGCACTTAAATGACGAAAGCGCTATCGACAGTTTTAATTTCGTGGTACCCGCGCTATCTTCTGAAAATGAAGACATCGACGTGGATGTCACTGATCTTCCCGATAATGAAAGACAAGATCCTAATGGTGCATATTTACGTTGTGTTATAATCGCggttttttctgaaatatttaaagataaaatgttaaatgaatttattttagaaaaacgcGGGTGGGGCATGATCACGTTGAAATACAAAGTTGTTTGGCCATTGCATTTATTGTTTAGTCCAGCCGCATTAAATGATTATAACACTTTGTTTCGCTTTCTGTTGAGAGTTAAAAAGACTCAGATAGACTTGTGGAATCTTTGGAGTGAGCACATGCATCACaaaaacat TGACATTGGTGTGATACAGTTGAGAAATAATTTGATCTTTATCGTCGACAATTTGCAGTATTATCTGCAAGTAGATGTAGTAGAAAGTCAATATACTGTTATGGAAGCGAGTATGAAAAACACACGAAATTTTGAAGATATACAAAAGGCGCATTCTGTGTTTTTGGCTAACGTTCTGTCGCAAACCTTTTTACTGGATAGTGGAACAGGAAAAAAGAATCCC gtaaataaattgatacatCTCTTGTTACGGCTGTGCGACGATTTCATTCTGCAAGCATCTATGTGGGAAGTTGGTAATTTGCTTTTAACGGAAAAAGAAGAGCTTAAAACATTATGCGAAACGCTCGACAGCGTAATGGACTGGTTGACAAAGACTTTAAATAGAGTGCGTGCACAACCTAGTGGGGAACACCTGGCTCGATTGCTACTGAGATTAGATTTTAACAGATGGTTcagtaaaaaagtttaa
- the LOC105827783 gene encoding 60S ribosomal protein L28 isoform X2, whose amino-acid sequence MFSSPSCKILSCRLFWKSKMSSHLNWMIIRDNNAFLLKKRNINKPFSTEANNLTNLSSYRYSGLVHRKSVGIVDTPDKKGFTVVYKKAKAVNKPAKATVKSTMKAGARRSLHKLKILLRKNKYRVDLTKAALRRASAVLRSQKPLPAKKTRTTKKTD is encoded by the exons ATGTTCTCCTCGCCATCTTGTAAAATCCTTTCTTGTCGTCTTTTCTG GAAATCCAAGATGTCGTCACACTTGAATTGGATGATAATCCGCGACAATAATGCCTTCCTTCTCAAAAAGCGCAATATCAACAAGCCGTTTTCTACG GAAGCTAATAACTTGACGAATCTGAGTAGTTACCGCTACTCTGGTTTGGTTCACCGTAAGAGCGTCGGCATAGTTGATACTCCTGACAAAAAGGGATTCACAGTTGTCTACAAGAAAGCTAAGGCAGTCAATAAGCCTGCCAAAGCTACTGTGAAGAGTACAATGAAGGCAGGAGCTCGTCGTTCTCTTCACAAGTTGAAAATTCtgcttagaaaaaataaatatcgtgtAGATCTTACCAAG GCTGCACTGAGACGAGCCAGCGCTGTACTGCGATCGCAGAAACCTCTTCCTGCTAAGAAGACACGAACCACTAAAAAGACCGATTAA
- the LOC105827782 gene encoding odorant receptor 43a isoform X2 translates to MSILTRNLRKRTTIEASLLRYRMYTRRVRRMLYLGCVLQDRTRSATWSYITGFLVILMCFSQCVFLINFCRDHTDNLVLILKCFGMTCSFIAPVLMSACFLVKRKKLMELHETLNELFERELARDQETKTTVLAAVCAFDRPSYVLCFTLGSTALLVLYPSLISIVHQIIRREEPKRYRLPLPNKFPWPVPVDGGVSFYLHLLYQIFTLWWVVITVGSVDSLFGYYAFQISSILRAMSARLANPRIREVFTESLATCIQTHHRLLQCGHILSDIWGLIIIRMVVMNALLICALIFEASPFTHLTISKIFLFISYMALKLLQTFIYAWYGSLITSASEHFRDGIYFSEWPESSLDRNIRTNVILTMMQKPIIIKALKLSSVNVNMFTTIVNTAMSYFFLLQSLDEDR, encoded by the exons aTGAGCATTCTAACAAGGAACTTGCGGAAGCGAACAACGATCGAGGCATCGTTGCTTCGCTATCGCATGTATACTCGTCGCGTACGCAGGATGCTCTACCTTGGGTGCGTCTTGCAAGATAGAACACGTTCAGCAACTTGGTCATATATCACAGGTTTTTTGGTGATTCTCATGTGCTTCAGTCAATGTGTTTTCTTGATAAACTTCTGTCGAGATCATACCGACAATCTAGTGCTAATCTTAAAATGTTTCGGCATGACTTGCAGTTTCATCGCACCCGTCTTAATG TCGGCTTGCTTCTTGGTAAAACGTAAGAAACTGATGGAACTTCACGAAACGCTAAACGAACTTTTCGAACGGGAACTAGCTCGAGATCAGGAAACCAAGACGACCGTGCTCGCCGCCGTTTGCGCGTTTGACAGACCGTCTTATGTATTATGCTTCACCTTAGGATCAACGGCACTGCTGGTTCTCTACCCATCGCTGATCTCTATAGTTCACCAGATCATTCGTCGCGAAGAACCCAAGAGATACAGACTTCCGCTCCCAAATAAGTTCCCGTGGCCTGTGCCGGTCGACGGTGGTGTCTCTTTTTACCTGCATCTCCTGTATCAGATATTCACTCTTTGGTGGGTGGTCATCACCGTCGGCAGCGTCGACAGCCTCTTTGGCTATTATGCATTTCAGATCTCCTCGATACTACGAGCTATGTCTGCTAGACTAGCAAATCCACGTATTCGAGAGGTATTCACGGAGAGCTTGGCTACATGTATACAAACGCATCACCGATTACTGCAATGTGGCCACATACTGAGCGATATCTGGGGTCTAATAATCATACGGATGGTGGTCATGAACGCTTTACTTATATGCGCATTAATTTTCGAAGCGAGCCCG ttcACCCACTTGACAATCAGCAAGATCTTCTTGTTCATCTCTTACATGGCATTGAAATTGCTACAAACGTTCATCTACGCTTGGTATGGCAGTCTCATTACAAGTGCG AGTGAACACTTTCGTGATGGAATATATTTTAGTGAATGGCCCGAATCCAGCCTTGATCGTAATATCAGgacaaatgttattttgacGATGATGCAAAAAccgataattataaaagcattaaaattgtCTTCCGTGAATGTCAACATGTTCACTACC ATTGTAAACACCGCTATGtcctatttctttctcttgcaATCTTTGGACGAGGATAGATAA
- the LOC105827783 gene encoding 60S ribosomal protein L28 isoform X1 encodes MLYYTHRKCSPRHLVKSFLVVFSGRCTWKSKMSSHLNWMIIRDNNAFLLKKRNINKPFSTEANNLTNLSSYRYSGLVHRKSVGIVDTPDKKGFTVVYKKAKAVNKPAKATVKSTMKAGARRSLHKLKILLRKNKYRVDLTKAALRRASAVLRSQKPLPAKKTRTTKKTD; translated from the exons ATGTTGTACTATACTCATCGGAAATGTTCTCCTCGCCATCTTGTAAAATCCTTTCTTGTCGTCTTTTCTGGTAGGTGCACGTG GAAATCCAAGATGTCGTCACACTTGAATTGGATGATAATCCGCGACAATAATGCCTTCCTTCTCAAAAAGCGCAATATCAACAAGCCGTTTTCTACG GAAGCTAATAACTTGACGAATCTGAGTAGTTACCGCTACTCTGGTTTGGTTCACCGTAAGAGCGTCGGCATAGTTGATACTCCTGACAAAAAGGGATTCACAGTTGTCTACAAGAAAGCTAAGGCAGTCAATAAGCCTGCCAAAGCTACTGTGAAGAGTACAATGAAGGCAGGAGCTCGTCGTTCTCTTCACAAGTTGAAAATTCtgcttagaaaaaataaatatcgtgtAGATCTTACCAAG GCTGCACTGAGACGAGCCAGCGCTGTACTGCGATCGCAGAAACCTCTTCCTGCTAAGAAGACACGAACCACTAAAAAGACCGATTAA
- the LOC105827768 gene encoding S-adenosylmethionine sensor upstream of mTORC1 isoform X2, translating to MHSTGKILGIIIVTQNTWEKEKNRFANQMATEEHKRLADIVKGTHALLRVECQQYGAEMAWKRHLARNDVLQEYAASMRKLAVKCWTNNNSNLRNGTYCRIEWIKTQCKEYFLYGGRKKYDRREQDINYKITLSSVKSSNDNRMCGSNSSCVENGLQNFHEQKITVLDVGSCYNPLNVDSAFDVTAIDLTPAVEGVYRCDFLNVTIERERTLSRDTREIRRLPANFFDTVVFSLLLEYLPCPEQRYVCCRNAYDVLKSGGILIIVSPDSKHVGANAKLMKSWRYALSGMGFMRIKYEKLRHIHCLVFRKIFRSSILRKNKKRLNTRKLI from the exons ATGCACAGTACTGGCAAAATACTGGGCATTATCATTGTCACTCAGAATACGtgggaaaaagagaaaaataggtTCGCTAATCAAATGGCGACGGAGGAGCACAAACGCTTAGCTGACATCGTGAAGGGAACTCATGCCTTGTTACGCGTCGAGTGTCAACAATATGGCGCCGAGATGGCATGGAAGCGCCATTTGGCGCGAAATGACGTTCTACAG gaATATGCAGCATCTATGCGAAAATTGGCTGTTAAGTGCTGGACGAATAACAATTcaaatttaagaaatggaACATATTGTAGAATCGAATGGATAAAAACTCAGTGCAAGGAATACTTTCTCTATGGTGGTAGAAAGAAATACGATAGAAGAGAACAagatataaactataaaataactCTTTCATCGGTGAAGTCGAGCAATGACAATCGAATGTGCGGAAGCAACTCGAGTTGTGTGGAGAAtggattacaaaattttcatgaacaaaaaataacggTACTAGATGTAGGTAGTTGCTACAATCCTTTAAACGTTGACAGTGCGTTTGATGTCACCGCAATAGATTTAACTCCTGCGGTAGAAGGAGTATATCGGTGCGACTTTTTGAACGTCACGATCGAAAGGGAGAGAACTCTTTCACGAGACACGCGAGAGATTCGTCGACTGCCTGCTAATTTCTTTGACACTGTCGTGTTCTCTCTACTATTGGAATATCTACCGTGCCCGGAACAGAGATACGTCTGTTGTAGAAATGCATATGACGTATTAAAGAGCGGTGGGATTTTGATTATTGTGAGTCCAGATTCGAAACACGTTGGCGCGAACGCAAAATTAATGAAGTCCTGGAGATACGCGCTGAGCGGAATGGGATTCATGAGAATCAAATACGAGAAACTACGTCACATCCACTGCTTGGTGTTCAGGAA GATTTTCAGATCTTCTATTCTAAggaaaaacaagaaaagatTGAATACGAGGAAATTGATTTAG